Proteins from one Impatiens glandulifera chromosome 2, dImpGla2.1, whole genome shotgun sequence genomic window:
- the LOC124925002 gene encoding spermidine coumaroyl-CoA acyltransferase-like: MASTTHEPTSLCVVRKEPLLVKPSEPIPCHDDLSLSSIDNRYIFENFTHTLYVYRPIAIAPPNGNCPDPVSSPRQPDPVSALRQGLAKTLVFYYPLAGKIMRYPDRSLRITFNTDEDIGVPFLEAAVLDCDLSSLNYMDGEISSVAKEFIFYNQPPINQDKEPYHPLRLQVTVFPCGGFIVGMSILHSIVDVFGASQFFKALAELAGGKVEPSVIPVWERKKLTVDIMPDEKEEEGNNNNSQPNNLPESQHLSSELINECINISCDGIKRLKLQLATEMGDNVTTFEALSSYIWRSRFKALEFNPDDKTIFIMLIGFRDRLDHPKIPKGYYGNSFLVSSPIFVTGRDLVEGPLSNMVKLIKETKNICSQPEFIRRSLSLSERARSEIRSQVLNNRGGVMFVTDWRGAGIREEEDFGWGGCVNIVPVPHNMTNNNDMCILLPPLRLDNSIEDGVKVFIGLPKVAMDKFKQEIHALHK; the protein is encoded by the coding sequence ATGGCCAGTACTACTCATGAACCAACTTCTTTATGCGTGGTGAGAAAGGAACCTCTTTTGGTGAAACCCTCTGAGCCCATACCTTGTCACGACGACCTTTCCCTCTCATCGATTGACAATCGTTACATCTTCGAGAATTTCACGCACACCCTCTATGTTTATCGTCCGATCGCTATTGCCCCTCCCAATGGCAATTGCCCCGACCCTGTCTCTTCTCCGAGACAGCCCGACCCTGTCTCTGCTCTGAGACAGGGTCTGGCTAAAACTCTCGTGTTTTACTACCCTCTCGCCGGAAAAATCATGAGGTACCCTGACCGAAGCCTTCGCATAACGTTCAACACGGATGAAGATATTGGAGTCCCGTTCCTTGAGGCAGCCGTACTGGATTGCGATCTGAGCTCTCTTAATTATATGGATGGAGAGATTTCGTCAGTAGCCAAAGAGTTCATATTTTATAACCAGCCGCCCATCAATCAAGATAAAGAACCATACCACCCCCTCCGTCTCCAAGTAACTGTGTTCCCCTGCGGCGGATTCATCGTCGGGATGAGCATATTGCACTCTATTGTTGACGTGTTTGGAGCTTCTCAGTTCTTTAAAGCGTTGGCCGAATTGGCCGGCGGGAAGGTTGAACCGTCGGTGATTCCTGTTTGGGAAAGGAAAAAGCTGACAGTAGATATTATGCCAGatgagaaggaggaggagggtaataataataattctcagcCAAACAATTTGCCAGAATCCCAACATCTTTCCTCTGAGTTGATAAATGAATGCATCAATATATCTTGCGACGGAATAAAGAGGCTAAAGCTTCAATTAGCGACGGAAATGGGAGACAACGTCACCACATTCGAGGCACTGAGTTCTTACATCTGGAGATCGAGATTCAAGGCGTTGGAGTTTAATCCTGATGACAAAACGATATTTATCATGTTGATTGGGTTCAGAGATCGCTTAGATCATCCCAAAATACCAAAGGGATATTATGGTAACTCCTTCTTAGTATCATCGCCAATATTTGTTACAGGGAGAGACCTAGTTGAGGGCCCTCTCTCCAACATGGTTAAGCTGATTAAAGAGACCAAGAACATCTGTTCTCAACCCGAGTTCATTCGACGTTCATTGAGTTTGTCGGAGAGGGCTCGATCGGAGATTAGAAGCCAAGTATTGAATAATAGAGGAGGAGTAATGTTTGTAACAGATTGGCGAGGAGCCGGTATTCGGGAGGAAGAGGATTTTGGATGGGGAGGGTGTGTGAATATCGTGCCAGTTCCTCATAATATGACAAACAATAATGATATGTGTATTTTGTTGCCTCCACTTAGGTTGGATAATTCCATTGAAGATGGAGTTAAGGTTTTCATTGGACTTCCCAAGGTTGCCATGGACAAGTTTAAGCAAGAAATACATGCTCTTCACAAATGA